The Georgenia sp. TF02-10 genome window below encodes:
- a CDS encoding ABC transporter permease translates to MSADTVARPRRAEPLGARAKTLLGQNGAFVALVVLAVIMAVLSPVFLSTQNLLNIGVQAAVVAILAFGQTFVIVSGGIDLSVGSVAALSSIVTAYTATTSGLSPAVAILLGVVTGIACGFVSGALVAYGKLPAFIATLAMLSVARGLALVLSDGVPIAQPEPVAWLGRTIGGWLPVPVLVMIVFGVLAWFVLNRTYSGRAMYAIGGNEEAARLSGINVGNQQLVIYSLAGLYSAVAGLVLAGRLASGQPQAAAGYELDAIAAVVIGGASLAGGSGRAFGTFVGALVLAVIRNGLNLLNVSSFWQQVVIGGVIALAVLTDTLRRKRS, encoded by the coding sequence GTGTCCGCTGACACCGTCGCCCGCCCGCGCCGTGCCGAACCACTGGGCGCCCGCGCGAAGACGCTGCTCGGGCAGAACGGCGCCTTCGTCGCGCTGGTCGTGCTCGCCGTGATCATGGCGGTGCTGAGCCCGGTGTTCCTCAGCACCCAGAACCTGCTCAACATCGGTGTCCAGGCCGCCGTCGTCGCGATCCTCGCCTTCGGGCAGACGTTCGTCATCGTGTCCGGGGGCATTGACCTCTCGGTCGGCTCCGTCGCGGCGCTCTCCTCGATCGTCACCGCCTACACGGCGACGACGAGCGGGCTGAGCCCGGCCGTCGCGATCCTCCTGGGCGTCGTCACCGGCATCGCGTGCGGCTTCGTCTCCGGCGCGCTCGTCGCCTACGGCAAGCTGCCCGCCTTCATCGCGACGCTCGCGATGCTGTCCGTGGCCCGCGGGCTTGCCCTCGTCCTGTCCGACGGCGTCCCGATCGCCCAGCCGGAGCCTGTCGCCTGGCTCGGTCGCACCATCGGCGGCTGGCTGCCGGTACCAGTACTGGTGATGATCGTCTTCGGCGTGCTCGCCTGGTTCGTCCTCAACCGCACCTACTCCGGCCGGGCGATGTACGCGATCGGGGGCAACGAGGAGGCTGCACGGCTGTCCGGCATCAACGTGGGCAACCAGCAGCTCGTCATCTACTCCCTGGCCGGCCTCTACTCCGCGGTCGCCGGCCTCGTCCTCGCTGGGCGACTTGCCTCCGGGCAGCCGCAGGCCGCCGCGGGCTACGAGCTCGACGCGATCGCTGCCGTCGTCATCGGCGGCGCCAGCCTCGCAGGCGGTTCCGGCCGCGCGTTCGGCACCTTCGTCGGTGCGCTCGTGCTCGCCGTCATCCGCAACGGGCTGAACCTGCTCAACGTCTCCTCCTTCTGGCAGCAGGTCGTCATCGGCGGGGTGATCGCGCTGGCGGTCCTCACCGACACGCTGCGCCGGAAGCGCTCCTGA